One Gemmatimonadota bacterium DNA window includes the following coding sequences:
- a CDS encoding glycosyltransferase family 4 protein, which produces MKICYSFDSPVPNTGADTEQVVNTVAALARRGVAMSLLVPGPVTGPADPAPLHEYYQVRGDFALHHLALRWRGLRGPEKWSHARRAAHHPAAREADLVYTRNLPGAWAMLRAGHRVVYEHFRPWGDQVPPLQPFLRGVLRHPALVAAIFHSAHAQQSYHRLGVPDDRMLVAHNGWDPGRMEPRLTQAEARVALKLPPHRFTVVYSGRMNARKGLEILLAAADQAPEIGFVLIGSEGEGPVERAARAHPNVTIVPWLKFRELAPWLYAADVLIVPPSLAPLERHGNTVLPIKLFLYLAAGRVLLAPRAPDTAELLHDRENAALVAPGDVAGTVATLRGIAADPGRARVLSAGALATAQHLTWDARAARIADFLAARLAAPPSTLPVPDPWRASAWLGESLRWALGR; this is translated from the coding sequence ATGAAGATCTGCTACAGCTTCGACAGCCCGGTTCCCAATACCGGCGCCGACACCGAGCAGGTGGTGAACACCGTGGCCGCGCTTGCGCGGCGCGGGGTGGCAATGTCGTTGCTGGTGCCGGGTCCCGTCACGGGTCCCGCCGATCCGGCGCCGCTGCACGAGTACTACCAGGTGCGTGGCGACTTCGCGCTGCACCACCTGGCGCTCCGCTGGCGCGGCCTGCGCGGCCCGGAGAAGTGGTCCCACGCCCGGCGCGCCGCGCACCATCCCGCCGCGCGCGAGGCCGACCTGGTCTACACCCGGAACCTCCCCGGCGCGTGGGCCATGCTCCGGGCCGGCCACCGGGTGGTGTACGAGCACTTCCGCCCCTGGGGCGACCAGGTGCCGCCGTTGCAGCCCTTCCTGCGCGGCGTGCTGCGGCACCCGGCGCTGGTGGCGGCGATCTTCCACTCCGCCCATGCCCAGCAGAGCTATCACCGGCTGGGCGTGCCGGACGACCGGATGCTCGTGGCCCACAACGGCTGGGACCCCGGGCGGATGGAACCGCGGCTTACCCAGGCCGAGGCCCGCGTCGCGCTCAAGCTGCCCCCGCACCGCTTCACCGTGGTGTACAGCGGGCGGATGAACGCCCGCAAGGGACTCGAGATCCTGCTGGCCGCGGCCGACCAGGCGCCGGAGATCGGCTTCGTGCTGATCGGTTCGGAGGGCGAGGGGCCGGTGGAGCGCGCCGCGCGGGCGCACCCCAACGTCACGATCGTCCCCTGGCTCAAGTTCCGCGAGCTGGCGCCCTGGCTGTACGCCGCGGACGTGCTGATCGTCCCCCCGAGTCTCGCCCCCCTGGAGCGCCACGGCAACACGGTGCTGCCGATCAAGCTCTTCCTGTACCTGGCCGCGGGCCGGGTGCTGCTGGCGCCGCGGGCGCCCGACACCGCCGAGCTGCTGCACGACCGCGAGAACGCGGCGCTGGTCGCGCCCGGGGACGTGGCCGGCACGGTGGCCACGCTGCGCGGCATCGCGGCCGATCCGGGGCGCGCCCGCGTGCTGTCTGCCGGTGCCCTGGCCACGGCGCAGCACCTCACCTGGGATGCCCGCGCCGCGCGCATCGCCGACTTCCTCGCGGCCCGCCTCGCCGCCCCTCCCTCCACCCTGCCCGTCCCCGACCCCTGGCGCGCCTCCGCCTGGCTCGGTGAATCGCTGCGCTGGGCGCTGGGCCGCTAG
- a CDS encoding lipopolysaccharide biosynthesis protein: MTDRAIDAKHEMQRGLWWMGAATLAMRLLDVGGSLLVLQFLSPADVGLAALAWSIAVALEAFNGLGVGQWIVRQRDLTHEALSGLFWFCTLLGVAAVAVMLALAPLLAVFYADPRLGPMIVVSAAKLIFVGAALVPLQLLTRDLQFKLSGAVQTLATLGEAVTKVVLVVAGFGAWGLVLAGVARGVFLCLALWRLAPFRPARVAADGTTREAIRFGLRTALASILYHVYRNMDFLLIGRVLGTRVLGIYQTAFQLGMTPLEIVLQLVNRVQYPIYARLRDLPGELTQAFNRSARALLLILGPVAALLCFASTDILQLVGAGKWLPAVPMIQVLVWASLLRGLSQLFPQLYNATGRPGFSVVDALVTGATLVSGFALALWLAPEGDGAQWVAWVWLLSYPLPLAAHFWMAARCSPVRAGPLLRELVRPLLGVVLVALLLALASRLRPLVGSPVLMLALLIPLALAAHALFLRWGMRLRPGDILPKKSAAS, translated from the coding sequence GTGACCGACCGCGCGATCGACGCGAAGCACGAAATGCAGCGGGGGCTCTGGTGGATGGGAGCCGCCACCCTGGCCATGCGGCTGCTCGACGTGGGCGGCAGCCTGCTGGTGCTGCAATTCCTCTCCCCCGCCGACGTCGGCCTCGCGGCGCTGGCCTGGAGCATCGCCGTGGCCCTCGAGGCCTTCAACGGCCTCGGCGTGGGCCAGTGGATCGTGCGCCAGCGCGACCTCACCCACGAGGCGCTCTCCGGCCTGTTCTGGTTCTGCACCCTCCTCGGCGTGGCGGCCGTGGCCGTGATGCTCGCCCTCGCCCCGCTGCTCGCCGTCTTCTACGCCGACCCGCGGCTCGGGCCCATGATCGTCGTGAGCGCCGCCAAGCTCATCTTCGTCGGCGCGGCGCTGGTCCCGCTGCAGCTCCTCACCCGCGACCTCCAGTTCAAGCTCTCCGGCGCGGTACAGACCCTCGCCACCCTCGGCGAGGCGGTCACCAAGGTGGTGCTGGTCGTGGCGGGCTTCGGCGCCTGGGGGCTGGTGCTCGCCGGCGTGGCGCGCGGGGTGTTCCTCTGCCTGGCCCTCTGGCGCCTGGCGCCGTTCCGCCCCGCCCGCGTGGCGGCCGACGGCACCACCCGCGAGGCCATCCGCTTCGGGCTTCGCACCGCGCTCGCGAGCATCCTGTACCACGTCTACCGCAACATGGACTTCCTGCTCATCGGCCGGGTGCTCGGCACCCGCGTGCTGGGCATCTACCAGACCGCCTTCCAGCTCGGCATGACGCCGCTCGAGATCGTGCTGCAGCTGGTCAACCGGGTGCAGTACCCCATCTACGCCCGGCTGCGCGACCTGCCCGGGGAGCTCACCCAGGCGTTCAACCGGAGCGCCCGCGCCCTGCTGCTGATCCTCGGCCCGGTGGCGGCGCTGCTCTGCTTTGCGAGCACCGACATCCTGCAGCTGGTCGGGGCGGGGAAGTGGCTGCCGGCGGTGCCGATGATCCAGGTGCTGGTGTGGGCCAGCCTGCTGCGTGGGCTCTCGCAGCTCTTCCCGCAGCTCTACAACGCCACGGGCCGCCCCGGCTTCTCGGTGGTGGACGCGCTGGTCACCGGCGCCACGCTGGTCTCGGGCTTTGCGCTGGCGCTGTGGCTCGCGCCCGAAGGCGATGGGGCGCAGTGGGTGGCGTGGGTGTGGCTGCTCTCGTATCCGCTGCCGCTGGCGGCGCACTTCTGGATGGCGGCCCGCTGCTCGCCGGTGCGGGCGGGCCCGCTGCTGCGGGAGCTGGTGCGGCCGCTGCTCGGCGTCGTGCTGGTGGCGCTGTTGCTGGCGCTGGCCAGCCGGCTGCGGCCGCTGGTCGGCTCGCCGGTGCTGATGCTGGCGCTGCTCATCCCGCTGGCGCTCGCCGCGCACGCGCTCTTCCTGCGCTGGGGGATGCGCCTGCGCCCGGGCGACATACTCCCGAAGAAGTCCGCCGCCAGTTAG
- a CDS encoding glycosyltransferase codes for MTDLVALFSTNFLAYSQTFVYEEIRHHERYAVEVFCRARLLPERFPFAPVHVGGTLYPLTCRDAAFDDRFRARGFALVHAHFGLGAVYARPFARRHGLPLVVTFHGYDVPLLASPRRFLPQHLRYAIQGPRVLRDMTLGLCASAELQALLEAQGVPAEKLRVHRLGVDLGAFQSGARAAAPLQVVMIGRFVEKKGFGYGLEAFARVAQRHPALELTLIGEGEREAELRRLADQLGVTARVRFTGPLAPEAVAARLAASHVLLAPSVVDAAGNRESGLIVVKEASAAEVVPIGTRHGGIPEIIDEGATGFLVPERDVAALADRLERVVTDPALRERLGRAARQKMLREYDVRARGRALEAFYDEARARHARGAGR; via the coding sequence ATGACCGACCTGGTGGCGCTGTTCAGCACCAACTTCCTCGCCTACTCGCAGACCTTCGTGTACGAGGAGATCCGCCACCACGAGCGGTACGCCGTGGAGGTGTTCTGCCGCGCCCGGCTGCTGCCGGAGCGGTTTCCCTTCGCGCCGGTGCACGTGGGCGGCACGCTCTATCCGCTCACCTGCCGCGACGCCGCCTTCGACGACCGCTTCCGCGCCCGGGGGTTCGCGCTGGTGCACGCGCACTTCGGCCTCGGCGCGGTGTACGCGCGGCCCTTCGCGCGTCGGCACGGGCTGCCGCTGGTGGTCACCTTCCACGGCTACGACGTGCCGCTGCTCGCGAGCCCGCGCCGCTTCCTTCCGCAGCACCTGCGCTACGCCATCCAGGGCCCCCGTGTGCTGCGCGACATGACCCTGGGCCTCTGCGCCTCGGCGGAACTCCAGGCGCTGCTCGAGGCCCAGGGGGTGCCCGCGGAGAAGCTGCGGGTGCACCGGCTGGGCGTGGACCTGGGCGCCTTCCAGTCGGGGGCGCGGGCCGCCGCGCCGCTCCAGGTGGTGATGATCGGGCGATTCGTGGAGAAGAAGGGCTTCGGCTACGGGCTCGAGGCCTTTGCCCGGGTGGCGCAACGGCACCCGGCGCTCGAGCTCACGCTGATCGGGGAGGGGGAGCGCGAGGCGGAGCTCCGGCGCCTCGCGGACCAGCTCGGGGTGACGGCGCGGGTGCGCTTCACCGGGCCGCTGGCGCCGGAGGCGGTGGCCGCGCGGCTGGCGGCGAGTCACGTGCTGCTGGCGCCGAGCGTGGTGGACGCGGCGGGCAACCGCGAGTCGGGCCTCATCGTGGTGAAGGAGGCGAGCGCCGCGGAGGTGGTGCCGATCGGCACCCGGCACGGTGGCATTCCCGAGATCATCGACGAGGGCGCCACCGGCTTCCTGGTCCCCGAGCGCGACGTGGCCGCGCTGGCCGACCGGCTGGAGCGCGTGGTGACCGACCCGGCGCTGCGCGAGCGGCTGGGCCGCGCCGCGCGCCAGAAGATGCTCCGCGAGTACGACGTGCGCGCCCGGGGCCGCGCCCTCGAGGCCTTCTACGACGAGGCGCGGGCCCGCCACGCGCGGGGCGCGGGCCGCTGA
- a CDS encoding sulfatase-like hydrolase/transferase — MPEGRLNPDDDRPGHTTGARQAPVSLGLVLLAWLAMTVQELFLFLRGTPYGTPYVDQVGRYLPFAIAWNMWAALAPALPLFVWWLVRWDGPVPAVTARRAQRVLLAALILATLLDQVDHELMRFMGLHLSFSVVRTYYNVSAWTRDMYELFLRDRGGPGLPFLLLLATGASLGWGGARTIRRQYGPRLDTPGRTLVILTALITFPTIVMVVWPSGNRWRRVKPALASVVSETRRRLHWGRRPDDFTALASSYQQAWLAGSVDSGWAFPDTAYPLLRVPTRPAASGTPRPRAIIYIQLETFRGWDVGYLRPDRDFTPTPFLDSLARAPGSAAWLRHLSFGPETVNGLFAGHCSVKPHRRESPTAMFTGTRFRCLPEVLRAHGWTTEFITGVDPDWDFQTFWLRRWYDRLDVPHRAEEEDRDVFRRAVQRARQLGRRDAPFLLTVVSYSNHLPFRSREPALDLVRSTRPDSAIWNTMHYTDDVLREFVGALRAEPWFDSTVVVITGDHGENLGEHDGTAAQRNGWRETIWVPLLLHGADPRLPAGMRPEVASLLDVAPTLADLAGVRDSVPWMGHSLLDPVPAARTASGLRKSAAWADQGAWSLVVDPATGALHLYRALEDPLQRRDLAPTAPMRAADLAQRIRWDQTLVDYLLETDRVWPGPAVP; from the coding sequence GTGCCAGAGGGCCGCCTGAACCCCGACGACGATCGTCCCGGCCACACCACCGGCGCGCGACAGGCCCCGGTCTCGCTCGGGCTGGTGCTGCTCGCCTGGCTGGCCATGACCGTGCAGGAGCTGTTCCTCTTCCTCCGCGGCACCCCCTACGGCACCCCGTACGTCGACCAGGTCGGTCGCTACCTCCCGTTCGCCATCGCCTGGAACATGTGGGCCGCGCTGGCCCCGGCCCTGCCGCTGTTCGTCTGGTGGCTGGTGCGCTGGGATGGCCCGGTGCCCGCCGTCACGGCGCGGCGCGCGCAGCGGGTGCTGCTCGCGGCGCTGATCCTCGCCACCCTGCTCGACCAGGTGGACCACGAGCTGATGCGGTTCATGGGCCTCCACCTGTCCTTCTCCGTGGTCCGCACCTACTACAACGTCTCGGCGTGGACGCGGGACATGTACGAGCTCTTCCTGCGCGACCGCGGGGGCCCGGGGCTACCGTTCCTGCTCCTGCTCGCCACCGGCGCCAGCCTGGGGTGGGGCGGCGCCCGGACGATCCGCCGGCAGTACGGGCCGCGGCTGGACACTCCCGGCCGGACGCTGGTGATCCTCACCGCGCTGATCACCTTTCCGACGATCGTCATGGTGGTGTGGCCGAGCGGCAACCGGTGGCGCCGGGTGAAGCCCGCCCTCGCCTCGGTGGTGAGCGAGACCCGGCGCCGGCTCCACTGGGGCCGCCGACCGGACGACTTCACGGCCCTCGCCTCGAGCTACCAGCAGGCGTGGCTGGCCGGAAGCGTGGACAGCGGGTGGGCCTTCCCCGACACGGCCTATCCGCTGCTCCGCGTTCCCACCCGGCCGGCGGCCTCCGGCACACCCCGGCCCCGCGCCATCATCTATATCCAGCTCGAGACCTTCCGTGGCTGGGACGTGGGGTACCTCCGTCCCGACCGGGACTTCACGCCGACCCCGTTCCTCGACTCGCTGGCGCGCGCGCCGGGGAGCGCGGCGTGGCTGCGGCACCTGAGTTTCGGCCCCGAGACGGTCAACGGCCTCTTCGCCGGGCACTGCTCCGTGAAGCCGCACCGGCGCGAGTCGCCCACGGCGATGTTCACCGGCACCCGCTTCCGCTGCCTGCCGGAGGTGCTCCGGGCCCACGGCTGGACCACCGAGTTCATCACCGGCGTGGACCCCGACTGGGACTTCCAGACCTTCTGGCTGCGGCGCTGGTACGACCGGCTCGACGTGCCGCACCGCGCGGAAGAAGAGGATCGCGACGTCTTCCGCCGCGCCGTGCAGCGGGCGCGGCAGCTCGGCCGCCGCGACGCGCCGTTCCTGCTCACGGTGGTCTCCTACAGCAACCACCTGCCGTTCCGCAGCCGGGAGCCGGCCCTCGACCTGGTCCGCTCCACCCGGCCGGATTCCGCCATCTGGAACACCATGCACTACACCGACGACGTGCTGCGGGAGTTCGTCGGCGCGCTCCGCGCCGAGCCGTGGTTCGACAGCACGGTGGTGGTGATCACCGGGGACCACGGCGAGAACCTGGGCGAGCACGACGGCACCGCCGCCCAGCGGAACGGCTGGCGCGAGACCATCTGGGTGCCGCTGCTCCTGCACGGGGCCGATCCCCGGCTCCCGGCGGGCATGCGCCCCGAGGTGGCGAGTCTGCTCGACGTGGCGCCCACCCTCGCCGACCTGGCGGGGGTCCGCGACAGCGTCCCGTGGATGGGGCACAGCCTGCTGGACCCGGTGCCCGCGGCCCGCACCGCCAGCGGCCTCCGCAAGAGCGCCGCGTGGGCCGACCAGGGCGCGTGGAGCCTGGTGGTGGACCCGGCGACCGGCGCCCTGCACCTTTACCGGGCGCTGGAGGATCCGCTGCAGCGCCGGGACCTCGCCCCGACCGCGCCGATGCGCGCGGCCGACCTTGCCCAGCGGATCCGGTGGGACCAGACCCTGGTGGACTACCTGCTCGAGACCGATCGCGTGTGGCCGGGACCCGCGGTGCCATGA